Below is a genomic region from Microbacterium sp. LWO12-1.2.
GAGCGATGATGAGCGGCTGCACGAGATCCGGGACCTGGGCGACCAGGTTCTGGAATGTTTCGATGAGGTTCATGATGATGCTCCTGGATGTCGGTGCAACGGTGTCCCCGCTGCGATGACTCCAGTCCATCGCTACGGTGCGTCGAGCGGCAGTGCCGGGCTGTCACCTCTTTCCGGGTGGATCGCACGCGCCGTCCGTGACAACTGTCACGCCCGTATCGTGGTGGGGTGAGCAGCCCAGACGCGCCCTTCGCCCCCGTCGCTCCGACGCCGGGAGCCCGACAGCTGTCCCGTCGCATCACCGCGACCTGGTGGTACACGGCGACCGCTGTCGTCTTCCTCGAGCTCGCTCTGGTTGCGGCATGGACAGGCGTGACGATGGCCGTCGACCTGCGGGCCTTCGTCGGCCTGGTCGTGGGTGGCGGGGGACTGGTCTGGGTCGCCTCCACGGTGTCGCTGCTGGGCGACTACCGGCATCGGCTCGACGCCGAACCGGGCATGCGCTGGGCGCGACTGGCAGTGCCGCTGCTCATCGCGGTCGGCTACGGGATCGCCGCGGGAGCCATCGCCGGGAGCTGGCAGCTCATGCTGATGCCGATCGCGCAATCCCTCGTGCTGCTGAACTGGCCGCGCGGCGTGCGGTACCGGGTGGTCATCGCCGCCACAGTCGCCCTCGCCTGTCTGGCAGTCGTCGATTCCGCTTTCGACGCGTCTGATGAGATCCCGCTCCTCGTGCCGATCGTGTACACGGTGCTGCTTCCGGTGATGGCAGTCAGCTCGCTGTGGTGGTGGGACGTGCTGATCACGCTCGACAGGGCCAGAGCCTCGGAAGTGAGACTCGCCGCGACCCAGGAACGACTGCGCGTCGCGACCGATGTGCACGACCTGCAGGGGCATCACCTCCAGGTCGTCGCGCTGCAGCTGGAACTCGCCGAACGATTGATGCCGCAGGATGCCGCTGCCGGCATGGAGCAGCTCCGTGCGGCGCGTGCGAGCGTCGATGATGCACGCCAGGGCACGCGCGACCTCGCACTGCGGTTCCGTTCGGTGCCTCTGGGTGACGAGATCGCCAACGCGCGTGATCTCCTCCGCGCCGCCGGACTCGAGGTCGAGGCGGTCATCCCCGCGGATGCCGACGACGCTCCCGCTGCGGCACTGGGCCCGGTGATCCGCGAGACGACCACGAACGTGCTCCGTCACGGCGGCGGTCACCGCGCACGGCTCGTGCTCGCCCGGGCGGGAGACGCGTGGCGGTACACGATCTCGAATGACGCCATCGGGGATGCCCCGCCGCACGCGGTCGGCTCCGGTCTCGACGGCATCCGACGCCGCATCGATGAAGCGCACGGCACGCTCGAGGTGGGACGCGAGGCCGAGGAGTTCACGGTGACGGTGACGGTGCCGGCGCACACGGAGGAGACACGATGATCCGGGTGCTGCTCGCCGATGACGAGGCCATGATCCGCTCCGCGCTCGCCGCGTTGCTGCGACTCGAAGACGACATCGAGGTCATCGCCGAGTGCGAAGACGGGGAACAGGCCGTCGCGGAAGCGCTGCGCCTGCAGCCCGATGTCTGCCTGCTCGATCTGGAGATGCCCGGACTCGACGGGGTGCAGGTGTCCGAACGCCTGAACCGGGCCATCGCCACACGTTGCATCGTCGTGACGCGTCATGCGCGTCCCGGCGTGCTGCGTCGGGCGCTGGCATCCGGTGTGGCGGGGTTCCTGCCCAAATCCCGCGGTGCCGATGAGGTGGCCGCCGTGATCCGCCGCGTCGCCGCCGGCGCTCGCTACGTCGACCCCGAGGTCGCCGCCGACGCCCTGAGCGACGAGCGCTCGCCGCTGACCGATCGCGAACTCGACGTGCTGCGCGCCGGGCGTCGCGGGGAGACCACCGGACAGATCGCCCGGGCGCTCGCCCTGGCGCCGGGAACCGTGCGCAATCACATCTCCGCGATCCTCGGCAAGCTCGCGGTCGGCACGCGCCAGCAGGCGGTGCTGATCGCCGAGGAGCGCGGCTGGATCTGACGGTCGCCCCGACCGCGGTGTGCGCAGCCCGGGGTAGCCTCATCGCATGAGTTCGTTCGGATCGCTGTCGACCCCGGTGGGTGCGGTCGGCGTCGTGAGCGACGGCTCGGCGATCACTCGAGTCTCCTGGCGATCCGATGCCCCGGACGGCGTCTCCTCGGAGGCGGACGCGCTGGTGGACGAGGCTCTCGCCCAGTTGCGCGCGTACTTCGATGGGCGGCTGCGCGTGTTCGACGTGCCGATCGACCTCGGTGACCAGACCGTCGCCACGCGCGCGGTGCTGATGGCGTTGTACGAGACCGTCGGCCACGGCGAGACCGTCACCTACGGGGGCCTGGCGGCTCGGAGCGGCACGACCGTTCCGGCGCGGGGGATCGGTTCGATCATGGGCGCGAATCCGGTGCCTCTGATCGTGCCCTGCCATCGCGTGATCGCCGGAGACGGGCTGGGCGGCTACTCCGGCGGCGACCCCGGCGAAGGCCTCGTGACCAAGCGCTGGCTGCTCGAGCACGAAGGCGCTCTGCCGACCTCGCTGTTCTGAACGCGGCGACCGTGACCGCGGCGACGGTGAACGCGGCGACCCTGAGCGCGGCAACGGCATCCGGCATCCGTCATCCGTCATCGGGCGTCGGCTCGGCCTGAGAGAATGGACACGCCGAGTCCCGAGCCGAGGAGCCAACGTGCAGTTCATCTCCACCCGCGGCGGTATGCAGCCGCAGCCGTTCAGCGAGACGCTGTTGGAGGGCCTCGCGCCCGACGGGGGGCTCGCCGTTCCCGAGGTGATGCCCGCCGTCAGCACCGAGACGCTCGAACGCTGGCGGGCGCTGACCTACCCGCAGCTCGCGACCGAGGTGCTCGGACTCTTCGCGACCGACATTCCGCGCGAAGACCTCGCGCGAATGACGGATGCGGCCTACGCCTCCTTCCCGGAGAGCGTCGTCCCCCTGCGCTCGATCGGCGACGGTCTCACCCTCGTCGGACTGTCCGAAGGGCCGACTCTGGCGTTCAAGGACATGGCGATGCAGTTCCTCGGCCAGGTGATCGAGTACGCGCTGGAGCGCAAGGGATCGGTGCTCAACATCCTCGGCGCCACCTCTGGCGACACCGGCTCGGCAGCCGAGCACGCGCTGCGCGGCAAGGAGCGCATCTCGGTCTTCATGCTCTCGCCGCAGGGCCGTATGAGCGCGTTCCAGCGAGCGCAGATGTTCTCGCTCGACGACGCGAACGTGCACAACATCGCAGTCGAGGGTGTCTTCGACGACTGCCAGAACCTGGTCAAGCACCTCGCCGGCGATCTCGAGTTCAAGCGCTCGCAGAACCTCGGCGCGGTGAACTCCATCAACCTCGCCCGCATCACGGCGCAGACCGTCTACTACTTCTGGGCTTGGCTGCGGGCGACGGATGCGCACGGCGCGACCGAGGTGTCGTTCACGGTGCCGTCGGGCAACTTCGGCAACATCCTCTCCGGCTTCTTCGCGAAGCAGATGGGCTTGCCGATCCGCCGCCTCGTGCTCGCCGCGAACGAGAACAACGTGCTCGACGAGTTCTTCCGCACGGGGATCTATCGCCCGCGCAGCGCCGCACAGACGCTGGCCACCTCCAGCCCCTCGATGGACATCTCGAAGGCCTCGAACCTGGAGCGCTTCATCTTCGAGCTCGTCGAGCGTGACCCCGAGCGTGTCGTCGGCGCCTGGCAGGAGCTCGATGACCAGGGCTTCTTCGACTTCAGCGACCAGCAGTCCCGCTTCGCCGAGGAGTTCGGCATCGTCAGCGGCACCAGCACGCACGCTGACCGTCTCGCGACCATCCGTTCGGTGCACGAGTCCTCGGGCGAGATCATCGACCCGCACACGGCCGATGGCGTGAAGGTCGCTCGCGAGCACGTCGAAGACGGCGTGCCGATGCTTGTGCTCGAGACCGCCAAGCCCGAGAAGTTCGCCGAGACCATCCTCGAGGCGATCGGTGTCGAGCTCGACTACTCGCCGGAACTCCGGCAGATGCTCGACGCTCCGCAGCACGTGACCGAGATGGCCGACGACGAGCATGCGCTGCGGGCATTCATCGCCGCCCACGCACTGCGCTGAGGAGAGCACCTCGCACTTGCGACGAGACCCCGTCCTGCTGATGTCAGCGGAACGGGGTCTCGTCTGTTCTGCGCGCTCGCGTCAGTCGGGCGTCACTCGGGGTCGCCGTGCAGCATCCACGGGATGCCGAAGCGATCGACCAGCATGCCGAACGTCCCACCCCACGGCGGCACATCGAGCGGCATCGTGACGGTGCCACCTTCGGAGAGCCCGTTCCAGACCTCCTGGGTGCGGGCCTGAGTGTTGCCGCTCAGTGACACCGAGAACCCCTGAGGAATCTCGTAAGGCATGCCGTCGGGGGAGTCCGACGCCATCAGCACCAGCCCGTCGGGAGTGGTGAGCTGCGCATGCATCACCAGGTCCTTCTGACTCGGATCCTGGACCATGTCGGGGAAGTCGCCGAAGGCGCTGATCTCCAGCTCGCCGCCGAGCACGTTCTGATAGAACTCCATCGCCTGACGTGCTTCTGTGCGGAAGGAGAGATACGGATTGAGGTTGGCCATGAGAACTCCCGGGATGAGCGGCGGGCCGTGTGCGACCCGATTCACGCCCAGTCTGCGACCGCGGTCACACCTCCACAAGACCGATCGATCGAAGTCCCCTAGATCGAGCGAGGGAGCGCTCTGACCGCGGCGGTGAGCACCTGCGGGACAGTCGGCACGCCCTCGGCGCGGAACACCTGTGCCCCGCTGTCGTCGCGGATGATCACGGTCGGCGTGAAGCGGATGTCGAGCGCCTCGGCGGCGTCGGGATCGCGCGCCACATCGATCTCGGTGACGGTCGCGTCGGGGAGGAATCGGACGGCATCGGCCAGCACCGCGCGCGTGCGCGAGCACGCCCCGCAGAACGCGGAGGTGACCAGTGTCAGTTCCATCGATGCCTCCTCGGGTCGCCTGTCGTCCCCGGAATGCAACCGGGAAGGAGCCCGCAGTGTTCCCTCGCGTCAGAACGTCGTGCGTTTGACGAGGCTGCGGTTCGTGCGGATGTGCTCGTAGTCCCACTGGATGTCGCGTCCAGCGGCGAGCCAGGCGGCGAGGGCGTCGGTGTCGATCTCTGAGACGTCGTCGTAGCGCACCTCGGCGGCCTGGAAGGTGCCGGACGCGGTGAGACCGGGCAGAGGGAACGACTGGCCGCTCCAGAACATGAGCCGCACCGCATCCTTCAGCCGGTGGTAGCCGACGATCGGATTGCCGTCGAGGAACCAGACCGGATGCGCGTGCCAGACCTTTCTCGCCGCCTCCGGCAGTCCCCGTTCGATCTCGGTGGCGAGCACCGCGCAGATCTCCTGATCTGCGGGGGAGAGGTGGCGGTGGTAGTCGTCGATCTCGGCGGGGCGCGTCATGAACCGAGTATGTCGCCGCGCCAGGGGAAACGCGAGGGTCAGTCGCGCGCGGGGTTCGCGCGCGGATGCAGCAGCCCGGACGCGGCTCCGAGCGCCGCCCCGACGATGGTGTCGACGATCCGCTCCAGCGCCACGTCCAGTGAACCGATGCTGCCCGTCGCAGCCCCCGTCAACAGCAGTACCAGGGGCGTGATGAACACGAGAGCGAGCGCGTAGTGGCGCACGACGACGAGCTCGATGGTGAACTGCAGCGCGCCCAGCAGCAGAGCCAGCCACAACCCGTACGGATGCAGGAGGGAGAGGAGCACGTACACGCCCGCGCCGACGACGGTTCCGAGCATGCGATGCAGTCCGCGCTGGAACGCCGCTCGCCGCGCGGCCGCGACACCGATCACGGCGATCGCCGAGCCGACGATCCAGTAGGTGCGCTCCGGGTCGATGATCAGCCCGAGCAGGACGCCGAGCACCGCGACGATGGCGACACGCAACAGCAGCAGCCGGGAGTCCGCGCTCAACGCCGGACCTGGCAGGAGCTCGCGCAGGGGCTTCGCGGTGATGGCGCGCACGCGGGGGAGCAGCAGCGGCGTCATCGCCACCAGGTAGGAGAACACGCATCCCGCGGCCAGCGCGGCCACGTACACGACCGGCGAGATGGATCCGGCGCCGACCACGTGCCCGGAGAGCCCGAACACGAGCACGAAGAACAGGGGGCCGGGAGGGCCAAGGCGGAAGCCGAAGGCGAGTGCGGCGCTGGCGATCGCGACCAGCACGACGCCGATGCCGGCGAGCCAGTCGTCGCCCGACGCGAGCACCCCGAGTGCGGCGCAGAGGATCAGGCCCAGGGCGACGAACGGCAGGATCCGTGCTCTGTCGACCACCGCGGCTGAGCCGGCGAACAACACCGTGAACGCGCCGGAGGCGGCGATGTAGCCGAGGGGCGCGTTGCCGAGGAGTGTCATCACCGCGATCGGTGCGGCAATGCCGAGAGCTGCCTGGGTCGCCAGAGGCCAGCGGGGACCGCGGGACGGCGCGAAGGCGAAAAGACTCACTCTTCCATTGTGCGCCGCCGCAGAGTTCGCCTCTTGCGCGGACGCCGAGCCGACGCCTCGGAGGTGCAGCCGCACCAGCCGTTTCTCGTCGCTACGATGGCGAACGTGACCCCAGTGACCGTGCGCCCCGGCATCGACGAACGACTGTCGCGGATGATCCAGCTGCCCACCGTGTCGGCCGAACTCGAGGAGCGCGGCGCCGAGCCGTTCGAGAGCTTCGTCGCGCTGATCGCCGAGCTCTACCCGCTCACGCACGCGCACCTGACGCGGGAGCGTCATACGGACTTCGGCCTGCTGTTCCACTGGGAGGGAGAGGCCGCACCGTCGGAAGGACCTGTCGTCCTGATGGCGCACTACGACGTGGTCCCGGTCGATGAGAGCGACGCCTGGACGCATCCGCCGTTCGCCGGGGTCATCGCCGACGGCATCGTCTACGGACGCGGCGCGCTCGATGACAAAGGACCGCTCATCGTCGTGCTCGAAGCGGTCGAGAACCTGCTGAGCGACGGCTTCGTGCCGGCGCGCGACGTCTACCTCTCGTTCGGCGGCAACGAGGAGACGTACGGGCATGCGGCGCAGGAGATCGCCGCCGTGTTCCGCGAACGCGGCATCGTCCCCTGGCTCGTGGTCGACGAAGGCGGCGCCGTGGTCGACGCGCCACTGCCCTTCGTACCAGGACGCGCGGCGATGATCGGCGTCGGCGAGAAGGGCGTCATGACGGTGAAGCTCTCGGCGCGCGGCGAGGGCGGCCATGCGTCCGCACCGCCGTCGCTCACAGCGGTGCGTCGCGTCGCGCGCGCGGTGGATCGCCTCGGCCCCACCACCTTCCGGCCGCGGGCATCGAAGGCCATCCTGCGGATGCTGACGCGCCTGTCCGCGCAGACACCCGGCCCTGCCCGCCACCTGCTGCGGTTCCTCGGGGCCGCGCCGCTGGTGACCGCACGGCTGTTCGCGCTTCTCGGCGGAGAGCCGGCGGCCCTCGTGCGCACCACGGTCGCCCCCACGATGCAGTCCGGCGGCACCGCGGCCAACGTGCTCCCGTCACAGGCATCCGCCACCGTCAACCTGCGCATCGCGCTGGGGGAGACGACGCAGCGGACCGTGCTGCGCGTGCGACGCCGCATCCGCGACCCGCTCGTCGCGGTGCAGGTGGTCGAGGCGAGTGAGCCATCGCCGGAGTCATCGACCGAGAACGCGCAGTTCGCTCTGCTCTCCGATGCGCTGGCCGTGTCGCATCCCGGCGTGCCCGCGGTGCCCTACGTCATGATGGCTGCCACCGATTCCCGACATTTCCACCGCTTCTCGCCCGCGGTATACCGTTTCGCACCCCTGGAGATGTCGAATGCGCAGCGGGCGTCGATCCACGGTGTCGATGAGAACGTCGAGATCGCGGCCCTCGAGCGCGGGGAGCGGTTCCATCGGGCTCTCCTCGAACGGCTAGTGTGATCTCACCCGTCCTTCGGTGCGCTTCGCGGCCGAGAAAGAAGCAGGAGACGCGATGACGCGCAGTCGGACATTGGGCACCCTCGCGGTCGTCGTGGGGTTCCTCGCCTTCGTCGAGTTCACCAGCGGAGTGCTGCAGGGCTACTACACGCCCATGCTCACCGACATCGCCCGTCACCTGGGCATCCACGACGCCGACGTCAACTGGCTCGAGGGTGCGCAGCTGATGCTGTCGGCACTCGTCGTCCCCGCCTTCGCGAAGCTCGGTGACATGGTCGGGCACAAGCGGATGCTGTTGATCTCGACCGCGTTGACGGCGGCGGCGGCGCTCGTGCTGCCGTTCACCGACTCGTTCCCCGTCTTTCTCGCGGCGTGGGCGCTGATGGGCTTCTACGTGGTGTGGCTGCCGCTGGAGATCGCGCTCATCTGGTCGCGTTCACGCCGGATGGAGGGTCGCGCGAGCATCACCGCCAAGGCCGCAGGGCTGCTGGTCGCCGCGCTGGAGGGCGGTGCGATCATCGGCGCACTCGTGGGTGGTGCCCTCATCGATGTGCTCCCGCTCACGATCGTGCTGCTGGTTCCGGCCGTGCTGATCGTCGTGTGCTTCTTCGTGATCCTTTTCGGGGTCAAGGAGTCGCCCGAGCCGACGGGCGGCATCTTCGACACGATCGGCCTCATCCTGATCTCGCTCGCCCTGATCTGCTTCACCGGCGGGCTCAGCCTGCTGCGCCTCGAAGGCGGCCTGGTGAACCCGTGGTCCTGGGCGGTCGTCGTCTTCGGTGTGCTGCTGATCATCCCGTTCGCGCTGTGGGAGCTGCGCCACCACGACCCGCTGATCGACGTGCGCATGTTCCGCTCCCCGGCGCTGGGCCCGGTCTTCCTCACCGCCGGTCTTTTCGGGGTCAGCGTGCTGGGCGCCCAGGCGCCGCTGTCGACGTTCGCCCGCACCGACCCGGCGGTGTACGGCTACGGTCTCGGCACCACGGGTTTCGCCACGTCGCTGATCATCGGCGTGTATCTGATCG
It encodes:
- a CDS encoding DUF1801 domain-containing protein, yielding MTRPAEIDDYHRHLSPADQEICAVLATEIERGLPEAARKVWHAHPVWFLDGNPIVGYHRLKDAVRLMFWSGQSFPLPGLTASGTFQAAEVRYDDVSEIDTDALAAWLAAGRDIQWDYEHIRTNRSLVKRTTF
- a CDS encoding response regulator transcription factor, with protein sequence MIRVLLADDEAMIRSALAALLRLEDDIEVIAECEDGEQAVAEALRLQPDVCLLDLEMPGLDGVQVSERLNRAIATRCIVVTRHARPGVLRRALASGVAGFLPKSRGADEVAAVIRRVAAGARYVDPEVAADALSDERSPLTDRELDVLRAGRRGETTGQIARALALAPGTVRNHISAILGKLAVGTRQQAVLIAEERGWI
- the thrC gene encoding threonine synthase → MQFISTRGGMQPQPFSETLLEGLAPDGGLAVPEVMPAVSTETLERWRALTYPQLATEVLGLFATDIPREDLARMTDAAYASFPESVVPLRSIGDGLTLVGLSEGPTLAFKDMAMQFLGQVIEYALERKGSVLNILGATSGDTGSAAEHALRGKERISVFMLSPQGRMSAFQRAQMFSLDDANVHNIAVEGVFDDCQNLVKHLAGDLEFKRSQNLGAVNSINLARITAQTVYYFWAWLRATDAHGATEVSFTVPSGNFGNILSGFFAKQMGLPIRRLVLAANENNVLDEFFRTGIYRPRSAAQTLATSSPSMDISKASNLERFIFELVERDPERVVGAWQELDDQGFFDFSDQQSRFAEEFGIVSGTSTHADRLATIRSVHESSGEIIDPHTADGVKVAREHVEDGVPMLVLETAKPEKFAETILEAIGVELDYSPELRQMLDAPQHVTEMADDEHALRAFIAAHALR
- a CDS encoding glutaredoxin family protein, giving the protein MELTLVTSAFCGACSRTRAVLADAVRFLPDATVTEIDVARDPDAAEALDIRFTPTVIIRDDSGAQVFRAEGVPTVPQVLTAAVRALPRSI
- a CDS encoding FUSC family protein; translation: MSLFAFAPSRGPRWPLATQAALGIAAPIAVMTLLGNAPLGYIAASGAFTVLFAGSAAVVDRARILPFVALGLILCAALGVLASGDDWLAGIGVVLVAIASAALAFGFRLGPPGPLFFVLVFGLSGHVVGAGSISPVVYVAALAAGCVFSYLVAMTPLLLPRVRAITAKPLRELLPGPALSADSRLLLLRVAIVAVLGVLLGLIIDPERTYWIVGSAIAVIGVAAARRAAFQRGLHRMLGTVVGAGVYVLLSLLHPYGLWLALLLGALQFTIELVVVRHYALALVFITPLVLLLTGAATGSIGSLDVALERIVDTIVGAALGAASGLLHPRANPARD
- a CDS encoding MFS transporter — its product is MTRSRTLGTLAVVVGFLAFVEFTSGVLQGYYTPMLTDIARHLGIHDADVNWLEGAQLMLSALVVPAFAKLGDMVGHKRMLLISTALTAAAALVLPFTDSFPVFLAAWALMGFYVVWLPLEIALIWSRSRRMEGRASITAKAAGLLVAALEGGAIIGALVGGALIDVLPLTIVLLVPAVLIVVCFFVILFGVKESPEPTGGIFDTIGLILISLALICFTGGLSLLRLEGGLVNPWSWAVVVFGVLLIIPFALWELRHHDPLIDVRMFRSPALGPVFLTAGLFGVSVLGAQAPLSTFARTDPAVYGYGLGTTGFATSLIIGVYLIAMIAGALSFPFFARRISPRITLMGASVLVGVGFLMFLPFHAAYAQVITNMVIVGLGSGALVAALPAAAASAAPASQTGVATGLTNSVKTVGGAIASCVFGIALLHGVTTTAGAAEGTAGSLAGYFTVWIVCGVTALAAAVLLVFVPKTAFTDRPVDVEAAPIV
- a CDS encoding sensor histidine kinase yields the protein MSSPDAPFAPVAPTPGARQLSRRITATWWYTATAVVFLELALVAAWTGVTMAVDLRAFVGLVVGGGGLVWVASTVSLLGDYRHRLDAEPGMRWARLAVPLLIAVGYGIAAGAIAGSWQLMLMPIAQSLVLLNWPRGVRYRVVIAATVALACLAVVDSAFDASDEIPLLVPIVYTVLLPVMAVSSLWWWDVLITLDRARASEVRLAATQERLRVATDVHDLQGHHLQVVALQLELAERLMPQDAAAGMEQLRAARASVDDARQGTRDLALRFRSVPLGDEIANARDLLRAAGLEVEAVIPADADDAPAAALGPVIRETTTNVLRHGGGHRARLVLARAGDAWRYTISNDAIGDAPPHAVGSGLDGIRRRIDEAHGTLEVGREAEEFTVTVTVPAHTEETR
- a CDS encoding methylated-DNA--[protein]-cysteine S-methyltransferase; amino-acid sequence: MSSFGSLSTPVGAVGVVSDGSAITRVSWRSDAPDGVSSEADALVDEALAQLRAYFDGRLRVFDVPIDLGDQTVATRAVLMALYETVGHGETVTYGGLAARSGTTVPARGIGSIMGANPVPLIVPCHRVIAGDGLGGYSGGDPGEGLVTKRWLLEHEGALPTSLF
- a CDS encoding VOC family protein, which translates into the protein MANLNPYLSFRTEARQAMEFYQNVLGGELEISAFGDFPDMVQDPSQKDLVMHAQLTTPDGLVLMASDSPDGMPYEIPQGFSVSLSGNTQARTQEVWNGLSEGGTVTMPLDVPPWGGTFGMLVDRFGIPWMLHGDPE
- a CDS encoding M20/M25/M40 family metallo-hydrolase, producing the protein MANVTPVTVRPGIDERLSRMIQLPTVSAELEERGAEPFESFVALIAELYPLTHAHLTRERHTDFGLLFHWEGEAAPSEGPVVLMAHYDVVPVDESDAWTHPPFAGVIADGIVYGRGALDDKGPLIVVLEAVENLLSDGFVPARDVYLSFGGNEETYGHAAQEIAAVFRERGIVPWLVVDEGGAVVDAPLPFVPGRAAMIGVGEKGVMTVKLSARGEGGHASAPPSLTAVRRVARAVDRLGPTTFRPRASKAILRMLTRLSAQTPGPARHLLRFLGAAPLVTARLFALLGGEPAALVRTTVAPTMQSGGTAANVLPSQASATVNLRIALGETTQRTVLRVRRRIRDPLVAVQVVEASEPSPESSTENAQFALLSDALAVSHPGVPAVPYVMMAATDSRHFHRFSPAVYRFAPLEMSNAQRASIHGVDENVEIAALERGERFHRALLERLV